In Frondihabitans sp. PAMC 28766, a genomic segment contains:
- a CDS encoding Gfo/Idh/MocA family protein, with the protein MTKKTIGIGLISVGWMGRLHSKAYQSIRYAYPEAGFRPRLVIAADALEANADYAVDVLGYERSTLDFHEVLSHPEVDVVSICAPNFLHREFALAAAEAGKPFWIEKPTGRNAAETQDIVDAAAAAGLVTGVGFSYRQAPAIQKAKRLIADGALGEVTNVKVSLLADYSADPLGAFTWRYERGRAGSGVLGDLLSHGIDLASQLVAHISSVTALTQTVIDERPVPQHATVGHQKASADDPKRIVENEDYASLLARFRGSKAVGFFEASRVAVGPRSDYSIEVFGTTGSLKWSFAAMNELQVALGIDGDVHGYTTVLAGPGDGDYAHFQPGPGISMSFDDLKTIEAYQFLTSVVTGEQVAPSVADALAAARVVEAAEASAGDGAWHEVGAAARA; encoded by the coding sequence GTGACCAAGAAGACCATCGGCATCGGTCTGATCAGCGTCGGCTGGATGGGCCGCCTGCACTCGAAGGCGTACCAGTCGATCCGCTACGCCTATCCCGAGGCCGGCTTCCGGCCCCGGCTCGTGATCGCCGCCGACGCCCTCGAGGCGAACGCCGACTACGCGGTCGACGTGCTCGGCTACGAGCGCTCGACCCTCGACTTCCACGAGGTGCTCAGCCACCCAGAGGTCGACGTCGTGTCGATCTGCGCGCCCAACTTCTTGCACCGCGAGTTCGCTCTCGCCGCAGCCGAAGCGGGCAAGCCGTTTTGGATCGAGAAGCCGACCGGGCGCAACGCCGCGGAGACTCAGGACATCGTCGATGCTGCTGCGGCGGCAGGACTCGTGACCGGCGTCGGCTTCTCGTACCGCCAGGCGCCCGCGATACAGAAGGCCAAGCGCCTCATCGCCGACGGTGCTCTGGGCGAGGTCACCAACGTCAAGGTGTCGCTGCTCGCCGACTACTCCGCCGACCCGCTGGGTGCCTTCACCTGGCGCTACGAGCGGGGGCGGGCAGGATCCGGCGTGCTCGGCGACCTGCTCAGCCACGGCATCGATCTCGCGTCGCAGCTCGTCGCGCACATCTCGTCGGTGACCGCCCTCACGCAGACCGTCATCGACGAGCGCCCGGTGCCGCAGCACGCGACCGTCGGCCACCAGAAGGCCTCGGCCGACGACCCGAAGCGCATCGTCGAGAACGAGGACTACGCCTCCCTCCTCGCGCGGTTCCGAGGATCGAAGGCGGTCGGCTTCTTCGAGGCCAGCCGCGTCGCCGTCGGCCCGCGCTCCGACTACTCGATCGAGGTGTTCGGTACGACGGGTTCGCTCAAGTGGAGCTTCGCGGCGATGAACGAGCTGCAGGTGGCGCTCGGCATCGACGGCGACGTGCACGGCTACACCACCGTTCTGGCGGGCCCCGGCGACGGCGACTACGCGCACTTCCAGCCGGGCCCCGGCATCTCGATGAGCTTCGACGACCTCAAGACGATCGAGGCGTACCAGTTCCTCACCTCCGTCGTGACGGGCGAGCAGGTCGCGCCGTCGGTCGCCGACGCCCTCGCCGCCGCGCGGGTCGTCGAGGCCGCCGAGGCGTCGGCCGGCGACGGCGCGTGGCACGAGGTGGGTGCCGCGGCGCGCGCTTGA
- the gcvH gene encoding glycine cleavage system protein GcvH, whose translation MTDLTSLKYTAEHEWLLIDGDTATVGITDYAADKLGDVVYVDLPAVGTDVEQGKVVGEIESTKSVGELFAPVLGTVLEINDQVVDSPDLVNSSPFGDGWLVKITLSGDLPALLSRDEYVALTAE comes from the coding sequence GTGACTGATCTCACCAGCCTGAAGTACACCGCCGAGCACGAGTGGCTCCTGATCGACGGCGACACCGCCACCGTCGGCATCACCGACTACGCCGCCGACAAGCTCGGCGACGTCGTCTACGTCGACCTGCCCGCTGTCGGGACGGACGTCGAGCAGGGCAAGGTGGTCGGCGAGATCGAGTCGACCAAGTCGGTCGGCGAGCTGTTCGCCCCGGTGCTCGGCACCGTGCTCGAGATCAACGACCAGGTGGTCGACAGCCCCGACCTCGTCAACTCCTCGCCGTTCGGCGACGGCTGGCTCGTCAAGATCACGCTGTCGGGCGACCTGCCGGCCCTTCTCTCCCGTGACGAGTACGTCGCGCTGACCGCCGAATGA
- a CDS encoding SseB family protein codes for MTSAEETEAREPTPLEAAILKGQSGEADMNEVIAQFVNSLVVVPTATEVGDDMNELQPVLFDREGTPMLAIFTHIDRIPEQVADVAKFAVQLPAAEFVQAIPTETGVVVNPGNSEGFEMLPEGVQQLANDVRGMLAAMEAAQIAGDQPDSDDAPPASTKVDPSAIPHF; via the coding sequence ATGACTTCTGCTGAAGAGACCGAGGCCCGCGAGCCGACTCCGCTCGAGGCCGCCATCCTCAAGGGGCAGTCCGGCGAGGCCGACATGAACGAGGTCATCGCCCAGTTCGTGAACTCGCTGGTCGTCGTGCCGACCGCCACCGAGGTCGGCGACGACATGAACGAGCTGCAGCCGGTGCTGTTCGACCGCGAGGGCACGCCCATGTTGGCGATCTTCACGCACATCGACCGCATCCCCGAGCAGGTCGCCGACGTCGCGAAGTTCGCCGTGCAACTGCCCGCCGCCGAGTTCGTGCAAGCGATCCCGACCGAGACCGGCGTCGTGGTCAACCCGGGCAACAGCGAGGGGTTCGAGATGCTGCCGGAGGGAGTTCAGCAGCTCGCCAACGACGTCCGCGGCATGCTCGCGGCCATGGAGGCGGCGCAGATCGCCGGCGACCAGCCCGACTCGGACGACGCACCGCCGGCATCGACCAAGGTCGACCCGTCGGCCATCCCGCACTTCTAA
- a CDS encoding ABC transporter permease — MSQADVSTRRGFGLGIALLGSEIRVLFRRTRTIAMLGALAAIPILLAIAVKVTTGGDSGRGPAFLGDITQNGLFVSLTALTVAIPLFLPLTVGVVAGDTIAGEAGLGTLRYLLVAPAGRIRLLLVKYLGAALFCLAGTLTIVVFGAIIGALLFPVGPVTLLSGQTVGFADYAGRMLMMALYVTMSLLGLSAIGLFISTLTSVPVGAMAATIVLSTVAQILGALPQLAFLEPFLFTNYWLGFGDFLRDPISWDNFQANAVLQAGYVVVFGFLAYGRFATKDILS, encoded by the coding sequence ATGTCGCAGGCTGATGTGTCCACCCGCCGGGGGTTCGGCCTCGGTATCGCGCTGCTCGGCTCCGAGATCCGCGTCCTCTTCCGTCGCACCCGCACCATCGCGATGCTGGGCGCACTGGCGGCCATCCCGATCCTCTTGGCCATCGCCGTCAAGGTGACGACCGGCGGCGACTCGGGCCGCGGCCCCGCCTTCCTCGGCGACATCACGCAGAACGGCCTGTTCGTCTCGCTGACGGCGCTGACCGTCGCGATCCCGCTCTTCCTGCCTCTGACCGTCGGCGTCGTCGCGGGCGACACGATCGCCGGCGAAGCCGGGCTCGGCACGCTGCGGTATCTGCTCGTCGCGCCGGCCGGCCGCATCCGTCTCCTGCTCGTCAAGTACCTCGGCGCAGCGCTGTTCTGCCTCGCCGGCACTCTCACGATCGTCGTCTTCGGCGCGATCATCGGCGCCCTGCTCTTCCCCGTCGGCCCCGTCACCCTGCTGTCGGGGCAGACCGTCGGCTTCGCCGACTACGCGGGGCGGATGCTGATGATGGCGCTGTACGTCACCATGTCGCTGCTCGGCCTGAGCGCGATCGGGCTGTTCATCTCGACGCTCACGAGCGTGCCCGTCGGCGCGATGGCCGCGACGATCGTGCTGTCGACGGTGGCGCAGATCCTCGGCGCGCTGCCGCAACTGGCCTTCCTCGAGCCGTTCCTGTTCACGAACTACTGGCTCGGCTTCGGCGACTTCTTGCGCGACCCGATCTCGTGGGACAACTTCCAGGCCAACGCGGTGCTGCAGGCGGGCTACGTGGTCGTCTTCGGCTTCTTGGCCTACGGCCGGTTCGCGACGAAGGACATCCTCAGCTGA
- a CDS encoding beta-1,6-N-acetylglucosaminyltransferase — protein sequence MAPDAASPELACVVLAHNDPQQVHRLIEALDPFPILLHVDARASDEMFAAITAGLPPRVGVLERRRTAWATWGAVEAEIEGYRAALARPGITHIALISGADYPITSIAEIRSLLQDHRDDSFVVSAKLPYSQWGRTGGFDRLRYRHWALGKRMLRIPIPRRLPRDVVFAGGSSSKILSVEHARAVVDAHDEHPELVRFWRRTWSSDETFVDSILNTPRFTPGWEGHHINAHLWWIDWAGPRKKSPPWIETDVLDRILRRRFDDDQEFAHIFARKFSTAASTPVLDRLDAEYGLRAAARA from the coding sequence ATGGCTCCCGATGCGGCATCTCCCGAACTCGCCTGCGTCGTCCTGGCCCACAACGATCCGCAGCAGGTCCATCGCCTGATCGAGGCGCTCGACCCCTTCCCGATCCTCCTTCATGTCGACGCCCGGGCGAGCGACGAGATGTTCGCGGCGATCACGGCTGGTCTGCCGCCCCGCGTCGGCGTTCTCGAACGTCGACGGACGGCCTGGGCGACCTGGGGCGCGGTGGAGGCCGAGATCGAGGGGTACCGCGCAGCTCTGGCGCGGCCCGGCATCACGCACATCGCCCTGATCTCGGGCGCCGACTACCCGATCACGTCGATCGCCGAGATCCGAAGCCTCCTGCAGGATCACCGCGACGACTCGTTCGTCGTCTCGGCGAAGCTGCCGTACTCGCAGTGGGGGCGCACCGGCGGCTTCGACCGGCTTCGGTACCGGCACTGGGCCTTGGGCAAGCGGATGCTGCGCATCCCGATCCCCCGTCGCCTGCCGCGCGACGTCGTCTTCGCGGGCGGGTCGTCGTCGAAGATCCTCTCTGTCGAACACGCTCGGGCCGTCGTCGACGCGCATGACGAGCACCCCGAGCTGGTGCGCTTCTGGCGCCGCACCTGGTCGTCCGACGAGACCTTCGTCGATTCGATCCTCAACACCCCGCGCTTCACGCCGGGGTGGGAGGGTCACCACATCAACGCGCACCTGTGGTGGATCGACTGGGCAGGGCCGCGGAAGAAAAGCCCGCCGTGGATCGAGACCGACGTGCTCGACAGGATCCTGCGCCGCCGGTTCGACGACGACCAGGAGTTCGCCCACATCTTCGCCCGCAAGTTCTCGACGGCGGCGAGCACGCCCGTGCTGGATCGCCTCGACGCCGAGTACGGGCTGCGGGCGGCTGCGCGGGCCTGA
- a CDS encoding FBP domain-containing protein, producing the protein MKPLTEEDIRSSFVNAQPGDLERLPIPGLHEMLWDEREFLGWRDSQAHLRGYIVHWMDGKPTGLIVRTSSTALRPGIAAMCSLCHSPQPATQVRLFTAPKAGEAGLNGNTIGTYICEDLACSILIRVAPPHLNPPERIAERAAGLLARVQNFTADVLKTA; encoded by the coding sequence GTGAAGCCGCTGACCGAAGAGGACATCCGCTCGTCCTTCGTGAACGCCCAGCCGGGCGACCTCGAGCGCCTGCCGATCCCGGGGCTCCACGAGATGCTGTGGGACGAGCGCGAGTTCCTCGGCTGGCGCGACAGCCAGGCTCACCTGCGCGGCTACATCGTGCACTGGATGGACGGCAAGCCGACGGGCCTCATCGTCCGCACCTCGTCGACGGCCCTCCGGCCCGGCATCGCGGCGATGTGCTCGCTGTGCCATTCGCCTCAGCCCGCCACCCAGGTGCGCCTGTTCACGGCGCCGAAGGCGGGCGAAGCAGGCCTCAACGGCAATACGATCGGCACCTACATCTGCGAAGACCTGGCGTGCTCGATCCTGATCCGCGTCGCACCGCCGCACCTCAACCCGCCGGAGCGCATCGCCGAGCGGGCCGCGGGGCTGCTGGCGCGGGTGCAGAACTTCACCGCCGACGTGCTGAAGACGGCGTAG
- a CDS encoding SDR family oxidoreductase, whose protein sequence is MSELEGAVVLVVGASGGLGSRIAAALAAAGATVVRGGRSAEHLTGPGAYLADIRTRDGGPSLVAAALAAHGRLDGVVVAAGVVAFGDAASLGDDVLDELFEANATGPIRILRSAFPALAASATQGRSPFVVTISGVVAESPTVGLAAYSASKAALAAFVAAASREYRRSGIRLLDARPGHTGTELSTHPLAGTAPKFGPALDPDVVAARIVEAIEHDEKDLPSRAF, encoded by the coding sequence ATGAGCGAGCTCGAGGGTGCCGTGGTGCTGGTGGTGGGCGCGTCGGGCGGGCTCGGCTCGCGGATCGCAGCGGCGCTCGCGGCGGCGGGTGCGACGGTGGTGCGGGGCGGCCGCAGCGCCGAGCACCTCACAGGGCCCGGTGCCTACCTGGCCGACATCCGCACTCGAGACGGCGGCCCGTCGCTCGTCGCCGCAGCGCTCGCCGCCCACGGACGACTCGACGGCGTGGTCGTGGCGGCCGGTGTCGTGGCGTTCGGCGACGCCGCCTCGCTGGGCGACGACGTGCTCGACGAGCTGTTCGAGGCGAATGCGACGGGGCCCATCCGGATCCTGCGGTCTGCCTTCCCGGCGCTGGCCGCGTCGGCGACCCAGGGGCGTTCGCCGTTCGTGGTGACGATCAGCGGAGTCGTGGCCGAATCGCCCACCGTCGGTCTCGCCGCTTATTCGGCGTCGAAGGCCGCACTGGCCGCGTTCGTCGCCGCGGCTTCGCGGGAGTACCGGCGCAGCGGCATTCGCCTTCTCGACGCCCGGCCCGGACATACCGGCACCGAGCTCTCGACGCACCCCCTGGCCGGGACGGCGCCGAAGTTCGGCCCGGCGCTCGACCCGGACGTCGTGGCAGCACGGATAGTCGAGGCGATCGAGCACGACGAGAAAGACCTGCCCAGCAGGGCCTTCTGA
- a CDS encoding DUF2092 domain-containing protein, translating into MNKSRLRWIPAIAVPAIVIAGAVAVPQMANADAKLPAKSALGIVSLAQKSAGTSFSGTVTETANLGLPDISSSAFGGGGSGSSASDTLSQLTGSHTAKVFVSGESQSRVQLISNLQETDVIRNGQTLWTYDSKTNAVTHVTLPSESSLPRHATPQSGATTSPTAGAMPTPADIASQVLSNVKKYTTVSTTDNAKVAGRTAYGITLTPKDSSTLVGHVTLDVDSATGVPLRAVITAKGQKAAALSVAFSKIDFSTPSASTFAFTPPKGAKVKNVTVPTHDSSRAVHPGVETQSGAASSAEKKAKAEALEAKYEPSVIGSGWSTIVGLTLSPATAKQTEGTGDGSSSKLLDEVLTPVSGGRVLQTSLVSVFITDSGRAYVGAVSAKTLEAAVASQK; encoded by the coding sequence ATGAACAAGTCTCGCCTCCGCTGGATCCCCGCGATCGCGGTCCCCGCCATCGTCATCGCGGGCGCTGTCGCCGTGCCGCAGATGGCCAACGCCGACGCCAAGCTGCCCGCGAAGTCGGCCCTCGGCATCGTGTCGCTCGCGCAGAAGAGCGCAGGCACGTCGTTCTCCGGCACGGTCACCGAGACCGCGAACCTCGGCCTGCCCGACATCTCGTCGTCGGCCTTCGGCGGCGGCGGCAGCGGCTCGTCGGCATCGGACACCCTGTCGCAGTTGACCGGCAGCCACACCGCCAAGGTCTTCGTCAGCGGCGAGTCGCAGTCGAGGGTGCAGCTGATCTCGAACCTTCAAGAGACTGATGTCATCCGCAACGGCCAGACCCTGTGGACGTACGACTCGAAGACGAACGCCGTCACGCACGTGACTCTGCCGTCGGAGTCATCGCTCCCCCGCCACGCGACGCCGCAGTCGGGCGCCACGACGAGCCCCACAGCCGGCGCCATGCCGACCCCGGCCGACATCGCCTCGCAGGTGCTCTCCAACGTGAAGAAATACACGACGGTGTCGACGACGGACAACGCCAAGGTCGCCGGTCGCACCGCCTACGGCATCACCCTCACCCCGAAAGACTCGTCGACCCTGGTGGGCCACGTGACCCTCGACGTGGACTCCGCCACCGGCGTGCCGCTGCGGGCCGTCATCACCGCGAAGGGCCAGAAGGCCGCGGCCCTCTCGGTGGCCTTCTCGAAGATCGACTTCTCGACACCCTCCGCCTCGACGTTCGCCTTCACCCCGCCCAAGGGCGCCAAGGTCAAAAACGTCACCGTCCCCACGCACGACTCGTCGCGCGCAGTCCACCCCGGCGTCGAGACTCAGAGCGGCGCAGCTTCTTCGGCCGAAAAGAAGGCGAAAGCCGAGGCCCTCGAGGCGAAATACGAGCCGAGCGTCATCGGCTCCGGCTGGTCGACGATCGTCGGCCTGACCCTCTCGCCCGCCACCGCGAAGCAGACCGAGGGCACCGGCGACGGCAGCTCGTCGAAGCTGCTCGACGAGGTGCTGACCCCGGTCAGCGGTGGTCGCGTGCTGCAGACCTCGCTCGTGTCGGTGTTCATCACCGACAGCGGTCGCGCGTACGTCGGCGCGGTCAGCGCGAAGACGCTCGAAGCGGCAGTCGCCTCGCAGAAGTGA
- the gcvT gene encoding glycine cleavage system aminomethyltransferase GcvT: MSDDTVEPRFSPLHDVHVQAGASFTDFAGWQMPVRYSSDLQEHHAVRTAAGLFDLSHMAEIAVVGQDAGRFLDNALAGTLSTIAVGRAKYSLLLSPAGGIIDDLVVYRLDDHDFLVVANAGNRDAAFAALAQRAHGFDVTVDDESDDTALIAIQGPEAAGVLDELITSDRLQPDAPLAELRYYRVLQGTFDDAPVLIARTGYTGEDGFELYLDTDTAPALWQALAEAGAPRGVVPAGLASRDTLRLEAGMPLYGHELGLDTKPAQAGLGRVVDASKTEFVGRDAVEPAEGARVLVGLALEGRRAARADYPVLDEAGGVVGTVTSGALSPTLGHPVAMAYVDPALAAVGTTLTVDVRGTAIPATVVALPFYKRS; the protein is encoded by the coding sequence TTGTCTGACGACACCGTCGAACCCCGCTTCAGCCCCCTGCACGATGTCCATGTGCAGGCCGGTGCCAGCTTCACCGACTTCGCCGGCTGGCAGATGCCCGTCCGCTATTCGTCCGACCTGCAAGAGCACCACGCGGTTCGCACCGCCGCCGGCCTCTTCGACCTGTCGCACATGGCCGAGATCGCGGTCGTCGGGCAGGATGCGGGGCGCTTCCTCGACAACGCGCTGGCCGGCACCCTCTCGACCATCGCCGTCGGGCGTGCCAAGTACTCCCTCCTCCTGTCGCCCGCGGGCGGCATCATCGACGATCTCGTGGTCTACCGGCTCGACGACCACGACTTCCTCGTGGTCGCGAACGCCGGCAACCGGGACGCGGCATTCGCTGCGCTGGCGCAGCGCGCGCACGGCTTCGACGTCACAGTCGACGACGAGAGCGACGACACGGCGCTCATTGCGATCCAGGGCCCGGAGGCCGCGGGCGTGCTCGACGAGCTGATCACGAGCGACCGTCTCCAGCCTGACGCGCCGCTCGCCGAGCTGCGCTACTACCGCGTGCTGCAGGGCACCTTCGACGACGCCCCCGTGCTCATCGCGCGCACCGGCTACACCGGCGAGGACGGTTTCGAGCTCTATCTCGACACCGACACGGCGCCGGCACTGTGGCAGGCCCTCGCCGAGGCCGGAGCCCCGCGCGGCGTCGTGCCCGCGGGTCTCGCGAGCCGCGATACCCTGCGCCTCGAGGCCGGCATGCCCCTCTACGGTCACGAGCTCGGGCTCGACACCAAGCCGGCTCAGGCCGGTCTCGGGCGCGTGGTCGATGCGAGCAAGACCGAGTTCGTCGGGCGCGACGCCGTCGAGCCCGCCGAGGGCGCCCGCGTCCTCGTCGGCCTCGCCCTCGAGGGCCGCCGCGCCGCCCGCGCCGACTACCCCGTGCTCGACGAGGCCGGCGGCGTCGTCGGCACGGTGACGAGCGGTGCGCTCTCACCGACGCTCGGCCACCCGGTCGCGATGGCGTACGTCGATCCTGCCCTCGCAGCCGTCGGCACGACTCTCACCGTCGACGTCCGCGGCACCGCCATCCCCGCGACCGTCGTCGCCCTCCCCTTCTACAAGCGCTCCTAG
- the deoC gene encoding deoxyribose-phosphate aldolase: protein MSVSPSASASPASPTEIAAIIDHTLLKPEATDADVEALVAEAVDLGTYSVCVSPSMLPLEIPAGSGLTIAVVCGFPSGKHTSLVKAAEAAESVALGADEVDMVIDVGAAKAKEFDRVEADIAAVRAAIPHPTLLKVIIESAVLDDDEIVGACRAAVAAGADFVKTSTGFHPAGGATEHAVRLMRETVGDALGVKASGGVRTLDDARRMMAAGATRLGVSGSRALLGADTAVAPTASAGY, encoded by the coding sequence GTGAGCGTGTCGCCCTCCGCTTCCGCGTCGCCCGCGTCGCCGACCGAGATCGCCGCCATCATCGACCACACGCTGCTCAAGCCCGAGGCGACCGACGCCGACGTCGAGGCCCTCGTCGCGGAGGCCGTCGACCTCGGCACGTACTCGGTGTGCGTCTCGCCGTCGATGCTCCCGCTCGAGATCCCCGCGGGTTCGGGCCTCACGATCGCCGTCGTGTGCGGGTTCCCGAGCGGCAAGCACACCTCGCTCGTCAAGGCCGCCGAGGCCGCGGAGTCGGTCGCTCTCGGGGCCGACGAGGTCGACATGGTGATCGACGTGGGCGCGGCCAAGGCCAAGGAGTTCGATCGTGTCGAGGCCGACATCGCGGCCGTCCGCGCCGCGATCCCGCACCCCACACTGCTCAAGGTGATCATCGAGTCGGCGGTGCTCGACGACGACGAGATCGTCGGAGCCTGCCGCGCCGCAGTCGCAGCCGGTGCCGACTTCGTGAAGACGTCCACAGGCTTCCACCCCGCGGGCGGCGCCACCGAGCACGCGGTGCGTCTGATGCGCGAGACCGTCGGCGACGCCCTCGGGGTCAAGGCCTCCGGTGGCGTGCGCACGCTCGACGACGCGCGTCGCATGATGGCGGCCGGTGCGACTCGGCTCGGAGTCTCCGGCTCGCGCGCTCTCCTCGGCGCCGATACCGCCGTGGCGCCTACGGCTTCAGCCGGCTACTGA
- a CDS encoding alkene reductase, whose product MDLFSSFTLGDIELANRIVMAPLTRTRSGESGVPNDLNVEHYAQRASSGLIITEGTYPSAESRSYMGQPGIVTDEQEAGWKRVADAVHARGGKLVMQVMNGGRVSHTDITGTDRIVGPSAIAVSGEVHVPTGKKPFPVPHELTVADLETVRREFVDASVRAVRAGLDGVELHSANGYLLHQFLAPASNQRTDEFGGSPENRIRFVVSVVEAVAEAIGAGRVGIRISPSHNIQDALETDPDETRATYQGLVRAISPLGLSFVSILHSDPEGEFVQSLRTAFDGGFIVNSGFSRMTTRDEAIELIDGDFADAVAVGRAIIANPDLVERWEADAPENELDPASLYGTTAAGYNDYPRLRA is encoded by the coding sequence GTGGATCTCTTCTCCTCGTTCACCCTCGGCGACATCGAACTCGCCAACCGCATCGTGATGGCTCCGCTCACCCGCACTCGCTCGGGCGAGTCGGGCGTGCCGAACGACCTGAACGTCGAGCATTACGCGCAGCGTGCGTCATCCGGCCTGATCATCACCGAGGGCACCTACCCGAGCGCCGAGTCGCGATCGTACATGGGCCAGCCCGGCATCGTCACGGACGAGCAGGAAGCCGGCTGGAAGCGCGTCGCCGACGCCGTCCACGCTCGCGGCGGCAAGCTCGTCATGCAGGTCATGAACGGCGGCCGCGTGTCGCACACCGACATCACCGGCACCGACCGCATCGTCGGACCGAGCGCCATCGCCGTCAGCGGCGAGGTGCACGTCCCCACGGGCAAGAAGCCCTTCCCCGTGCCGCACGAGTTGACCGTCGCCGACCTCGAAACCGTGCGCCGAGAATTCGTCGACGCCTCGGTCCGCGCCGTCCGCGCCGGCCTCGACGGGGTCGAGCTGCACTCCGCCAACGGCTACCTGCTGCACCAGTTCCTCGCCCCCGCGTCGAACCAGCGCACCGACGAGTTCGGCGGCAGCCCGGAGAACCGCATCCGCTTCGTCGTCTCCGTCGTCGAGGCCGTGGCCGAAGCCATCGGCGCAGGACGCGTCGGCATCAGGATCTCACCGTCACACAACATTCAGGACGCCCTCGAAACCGACCCCGACGAGACGCGCGCGACCTACCAGGGCCTCGTCAGGGCGATCTCGCCGCTCGGCCTGTCGTTCGTCAGCATCCTGCACTCCGACCCGGAGGGCGAGTTCGTGCAGAGCCTCCGCACGGCCTTCGACGGCGGCTTCATCGTCAACAGCGGATTCAGCCGCATGACGACGCGCGACGAGGCGATCGAGCTGATCGACGGCGACTTCGCCGATGCCGTCGCTGTCGGCCGGGCCATCATCGCCAACCCCGACCTCGTCGAGCGCTGGGAGGCCGACGCCCCCGAGAACGAGCTCGACCCGGCGTCGCTGTACGGCACGACGGCCGCCGGCTACAACGACTACCCCCGGCTGCGCGCCTGA
- a CDS encoding ABC transporter ATP-binding protein: MSLDSSVGVGLATGADLAIETTALTKRFSRQLAVDSLDLKVPRGSVFGFLGPNGSGKTTTIRMLLGLIQATSGEVRMLDGRMPSALRSELPRVGALVEGPAFYPFLSGRANLHRLDTADRGAPGATRSQRVDAALDRVGLSHAADKKAHAYSLGMKQRLGIANALLMPRDLLILDEPSNGLDPQGTREVRMLIGSLAEEGTTIFVSSHLLSEIEQMCSHVAVMSAGRLVTQGPLAELRAQGVQRVTVTTPDVSSARQVLARLALDPVLWGPADEPSGVTAEVPADGPLAESINAALVDADVRVRGFQVAGASLEDRFVDLTGEGFDVAG; this comes from the coding sequence GTGAGCCTCGACTCATCGGTCGGCGTCGGTCTCGCGACCGGCGCCGACCTCGCCATCGAGACGACGGCGCTGACGAAACGCTTCTCGCGCCAGCTCGCCGTCGACTCGCTCGACCTGAAGGTTCCGCGCGGCAGCGTGTTCGGCTTCCTCGGCCCCAACGGCTCGGGCAAGACCACCACGATCCGCATGCTGCTGGGCCTCATCCAGGCGACGAGCGGTGAGGTCAGGATGCTGGACGGGAGGATGCCGAGTGCCCTCCGCTCCGAACTCCCGCGAGTCGGCGCTCTCGTCGAAGGCCCGGCGTTCTACCCGTTCCTCTCCGGCCGGGCGAACCTGCACCGTCTCGACACGGCCGATCGAGGCGCCCCGGGGGCGACCCGCTCCCAGCGCGTCGACGCCGCGCTCGACCGCGTCGGGCTGTCGCACGCCGCCGACAAGAAGGCGCACGCCTACTCGCTCGGCATGAAGCAGCGCCTCGGCATCGCCAACGCACTCTTGATGCCGCGCGACCTCCTCATCCTCGACGAGCCGAGCAACGGCCTCGACCCGCAGGGCACCCGCGAGGTCCGGATGCTGATCGGGTCGCTGGCAGAGGAGGGCACGACGATCTTCGTCTCCAGCCACCTCCTCAGCGAGATCGAGCAGATGTGCTCGCACGTGGCCGTCATGAGCGCCGGGCGACTCGTCACCCAGGGGCCGCTGGCCGAGCTGCGAGCCCAGGGCGTGCAGCGCGTCACCGTCACGACCCCGGATGTGAGCTCGGCGCGACAGGTGCTGGCGCGGCTGGCCCTCGATCCTGTGCTCTGGGGCCCGGCCGACGAGCCGAGCGGGGTCACGGCCGAAGTGCCCGCCGACGGCCCGCTGGCCGAAAGCATCAACGCGGCCCTCGTCGACGCGGACGTGCGCGTGCGCGGCTTCCAGGTGGCCGGCGCGAGCCTGGAAGACCGTTTTGTCGACCTGACCGGGGAGGGCTTCGATGTCGCAGGCTGA